From the genome of bacterium, one region includes:
- a CDS encoding DUF58 domain-containing protein — MEDGAYVAVRELVKLRYQGRGFSFLPRQPLTSQLAGLRASRIRGRGLDFDELRAYLPGDDIRDIDWKVTARMRKPHTRVYTEERDRRTLLLVDQRVNMFFGSKIQMKSVTAAHAAALGVWRVFSQGDRPGAIVFNDSEQVEVPPHRSKARVMAILHELERMNRLLSADGGQRSDPAQLNRVLERAIRLASHDHLVVLVSDLDGADEETSRLLRRLTRHNDVLVLLVYDPLERELPDASLLVVSDGDLQLEFDARDRRLRSGFAQAFQDTVDTGRKELHRRNIPMLPISTAEPVAGQLRELLGQRR, encoded by the coding sequence ATGGAAGACGGCGCCTACGTAGCGGTCCGCGAACTGGTGAAGCTCCGATACCAGGGCCGGGGCTTCAGCTTCCTGCCTCGTCAGCCCCTCACCAGCCAGCTCGCGGGTCTGCGCGCATCACGGATTCGCGGGCGCGGCCTCGATTTCGATGAGCTACGTGCCTATCTGCCCGGCGACGACATCCGCGACATCGATTGGAAGGTCACCGCGCGCATGCGCAAGCCGCACACGCGCGTCTACACGGAGGAACGCGACCGCAGGACCCTGCTGTTGGTGGATCAGCGCGTGAACATGTTCTTCGGCAGCAAGATCCAGATGAAGTCCGTGACCGCGGCCCATGCCGCGGCCCTCGGTGTGTGGCGGGTATTCTCCCAAGGCGATCGACCGGGCGCGATCGTGTTCAACGATTCCGAGCAAGTCGAGGTTCCGCCCCATCGCAGCAAGGCGCGCGTAATGGCCATCCTGCACGAACTCGAACGCATGAATCGGTTGCTCAGTGCGGACGGCGGCCAGCGTTCCGATCCGGCGCAGTTGAACCGGGTGCTCGAGCGGGCCATCCGACTCGCGAGCCACGATCACCTGGTCGTGCTCGTCAGTGATCTGGACGGGGCCGACGAAGAGACCTCTCGTTTGCTGCGACGTCTCACCCGGCATAACGACGTGCTGGTGCTCCTGGTCTACGACCCGCTCGAACGCGAACTGCCGGATGCATCGTTGCTGGTGGTCAGCGACGGCGATCTGCAACTCGAATTCGACGCGCGGGATCGCCGGTTGCGCAGCGGATTCGCACAGGCCTTCCAGGATACGGTCGATACAGGAAGGAAGGAGCTGCACAGGCGGAACATCCCGATGCTGCCAATCAGCACGGCGGAGCCAGTGGCCGGGCAGCTTCGTGAACTGCTCGGACAGAGGCGCTGA
- a CDS encoding VWA domain-containing protein, which translates to MLDLDFHFLRPWWLIFIPYALWLHTRLRRAYSATLQWQGAIAPKLLEHLTVAGRGRKPIRPYQLMTLLTVLMSLGVAGPTWNREITPFTQDEAPLVIAIELTPSMLGTDQQPTRLERARHKVRDLLKRRRGARTAVIGYAGSAHQLLPFTDDTELLEVYLEALHPNLMPQPGDAPTQALTLAERLLAGESVAGTVLFLSDGIERSAADAFGGFAQRTGDQVILLAFGGPEGGEIATEGLDLSSLPASDRLAPPVDHAGLEAIATAVGGSLLEATLDEADVTALSRRIRTHLVDTIDSDEALAWHDAGYPLAWAVAFCMLFWFRRGWTVQWRV; encoded by the coding sequence GTGCTTGATCTGGATTTTCACTTCCTGCGTCCCTGGTGGCTGATCTTCATTCCCTACGCCCTTTGGCTTCATACACGTCTGCGCCGCGCCTACAGCGCGACGCTCCAATGGCAGGGTGCCATCGCGCCGAAGCTGCTCGAGCATCTGACGGTCGCAGGACGGGGGCGCAAGCCGATCCGTCCCTACCAGCTGATGACGCTGCTCACCGTGCTGATGTCTCTCGGCGTTGCCGGTCCGACCTGGAATCGTGAGATCACGCCCTTCACCCAGGACGAGGCTCCGCTCGTGATCGCCATCGAGCTCACCCCCAGTATGTTGGGCACGGACCAACAGCCCACCCGCCTGGAGCGCGCCCGCCACAAGGTGCGCGATCTGCTGAAGCGGCGCCGCGGCGCACGAACGGCGGTGATCGGCTATGCCGGCAGCGCCCACCAGCTGTTGCCCTTTACCGATGATACGGAGCTGCTCGAGGTCTACCTGGAGGCCTTGCATCCGAACCTGATGCCACAGCCGGGCGACGCCCCGACCCAGGCTCTCACCCTGGCCGAGCGACTGCTGGCGGGCGAAAGCGTCGCTGGCACCGTTCTGTTCCTGAGCGACGGGATCGAGCGAAGCGCCGCCGATGCCTTCGGTGGCTTTGCGCAGCGCACGGGCGACCAGGTGATCCTGCTGGCCTTCGGCGGGCCGGAGGGAGGAGAGATCGCGACCGAGGGTCTCGACCTTTCCTCGTTGCCTGCGAGCGACCGGCTTGCACCGCCGGTCGACCACGCGGGTCTCGAGGCCATCGCGACGGCTGTGGGCGGAAGCCTGCTCGAGGCCACCCTGGACGAAGCTGATGTCACGGCCCTGAGCCGCCGAATCCGAACTCATCTGGTGGATACGATCGACAGCGATGAGGCCCTCGCCTGGCACGATGCGGGGTATCCGTTGGCCTGGGCGGTCGCCTTCTGCATGCTGTTCTGGTTCCGGCGTGGATGGACGGTGCAATGGCGGGTATGA
- a CDS encoding VWA domain-containing protein produces the protein MLAFELPWAFALLPLPLLVIWLAPEFHDESEAVRAPFFKRLVELTGKLPTAGAVVIRKRNWQKLYHIIGWFLIVTALARPVWVGEPIVKELPARDLLLIVDLSGSMEEKDFSGSDALRITRLEAVKEVVAGFIARRETDRLGLAVFGQSAFLQAPFTDDREVVGSLLEEMQPRMAGAQTMIGDAIGLAVRLFEASEKQNKVVILLTDGNDSGSKMPVHRAAEIAGEEGITIHTIAMGDPATVGEKALDTDALEGVSGATGGRSFLALDREQLEAVYAELDQLEPEKVDTQSYRPKRALYWVPLGSLLIFGVVLFNAMLRLPGVGAPSRA, from the coding sequence ATGCTCGCATTTGAGTTGCCCTGGGCCTTCGCGTTGCTGCCGTTGCCGCTACTCGTCATCTGGCTGGCGCCCGAGTTCCATGACGAGAGCGAGGCGGTGCGCGCACCCTTCTTCAAGCGACTCGTCGAGCTGACCGGCAAGCTTCCGACCGCAGGCGCGGTCGTCATCCGCAAGCGAAACTGGCAGAAGCTCTATCACATCATCGGCTGGTTCCTCATCGTGACCGCGCTCGCCCGGCCTGTCTGGGTGGGCGAGCCGATCGTGAAGGAGCTTCCCGCCCGGGATCTGCTGCTGATCGTGGATCTCTCGGGATCGATGGAGGAGAAGGATTTCTCGGGCTCCGATGCGTTGCGCATCACCCGGCTGGAAGCCGTGAAGGAAGTGGTCGCGGGCTTCATTGCCCGCCGTGAAACCGACCGTTTGGGCCTGGCGGTATTCGGCCAGTCGGCGTTCCTTCAGGCACCCTTCACCGACGACCGCGAGGTGGTCGGCTCGCTTCTGGAGGAGATGCAGCCGCGGATGGCCGGTGCCCAGACGATGATCGGTGATGCCATCGGTCTGGCGGTTCGTCTGTTCGAGGCCAGTGAGAAGCAGAACAAGGTCGTGATCCTGCTGACCGACGGCAACGACTCCGGCAGCAAGATGCCCGTGCACCGCGCCGCGGAGATCGCGGGCGAAGAGGGAATTACGATCCACACCATCGCGATGGGCGATCCAGCCACGGTCGGTGAGAAGGCGTTGGATACGGATGCACTCGAGGGTGTCAGCGGGGCTACCGGGGGCCGATCCTTTCTGGCGCTGGATCGCGAGCAGCTCGAGGCTGTCTACGCCGAGCTCGACCAGCTCGAACCAGAGAAGGTCGACACCCAGAGCTACCGACCGAAGCGGGCACTCTACTGGGTTCCGCTAGGGAGCCTGCTGATCTTCGGTGTCGTGTTGTTCAATGCGATGCTGCGCCTGCCCGGTGTGGGAGCGCCAAGTCGTGCTTGA
- a CDS encoding tetratricopeptide repeat protein, with amino-acid sequence MTRLAVVLLLLGGTACSPSLDWFLTPDQQGRLWLERGEPLRAARSFEDRLWKGLAYYEAEDMASAASALAVLDTARGEFQYGNALARQERLPEAISAYRRALVLQPEFPEAAFNLDWVQSLLELDQKEYEDAGGTGGKLEADKIVFDEKGAKGKGEMTSEEARAQGLSEAQLREMWMRRVQTTPADFLRLKFSYQDQVEDPTGSAP; translated from the coding sequence ATGACGAGGCTTGCCGTGGTGCTGCTCCTGCTCGGGGGGACCGCATGTTCTCCTTCCCTGGATTGGTTCCTGACGCCCGACCAGCAAGGCCGATTGTGGCTCGAGCGAGGTGAGCCGCTGCGGGCCGCCCGAAGCTTCGAGGATCGTCTGTGGAAGGGGCTCGCCTACTATGAAGCCGAGGACATGGCCTCGGCGGCGTCTGCCCTGGCGGTGCTGGATACGGCGCGCGGAGAATTCCAGTACGGCAATGCCCTGGCTCGTCAGGAGCGACTGCCCGAAGCGATCTCTGCCTATCGGCGTGCGTTGGTTCTCCAGCCCGAGTTCCCCGAGGCGGCCTTCAATCTCGACTGGGTCCAGAGCCTGCTCGAACTCGACCAGAAGGAGTACGAGGACGCGGGGGGTACCGGTGGCAAGCTCGAGGCGGACAAGATCGTCTTCGACGAAAAGGGCGCCAAGGGCAAAGGCGAGATGACTTCCGAAGAAGCACGCGCCCAGGGTCTGAGTGAGGCCCAGCTGCGCGAGATGTGGATGCGTCGGGTACAGACGACACCCGCTGATTTCCTGAGGCTCAAGTTCTCCTATCAAGACCAGGTAGAAGATCCGACAGGGAGTGCGCCGTGA
- a CDS encoding DUF4381 domain-containing protein, producing MAEFGSDRMWGLKELPLPEAVSWLPATPGWLVAGAILLLILAWFAWLRWRSWQRDRYRREALSRIDAIGRGTEALAGLPLVLRATALAAFPRDEVAGLHGAIWVEWLNQNGGCFEPADAECLDLLPYDPNAVRELSASTASRLVAASRAWVKGHHARI from the coding sequence GTGGCCGAGTTCGGCAGCGACCGGATGTGGGGGCTGAAGGAGCTCCCGCTTCCGGAGGCCGTTTCCTGGCTTCCGGCGACTCCCGGCTGGCTCGTCGCGGGCGCGATCCTGCTTCTGATCCTCGCCTGGTTTGCCTGGTTGCGCTGGCGTAGCTGGCAGCGAGATCGGTACCGCAGGGAGGCGCTGAGCCGCATCGATGCCATTGGGCGTGGGACGGAGGCATTGGCCGGGCTTCCGCTCGTCCTCCGGGCGACCGCTCTCGCCGCCTTTCCTCGCGATGAAGTGGCAGGCTTGCACGGAGCGATCTGGGTAGAGTGGCTCAACCAGAACGGCGGATGCTTCGAGCCAGCGGACGCCGAATGCCTCGACCTCCTGCCGTACGATCCCAACGCGGTCCGCGAGCTGTCGGCGTCTACCGCATCCCGCCTCGTCGCCGCGAGCCGAGCCTGGGTGAAGGGCCACCATGCTCGCATTTGA